Within uncultured Methanoregula sp., the genomic segment TGGCAATTCATTCAGTACTACAAAAAACCTGGATCTGCGATCCGCCCAGAGTTTCGGCTTGACAGGATCCACGGGTTCCAGCACCGGAGGTATTGGTAGTGCAGGTACCGGCCAGAACGCGGGGAGTGCTTCCAATCGCGGCGGCAACAGCCTCTTTGGGATAGGCGGGACACGGGGCGGAGGTATCGCAGCGTTTTACCCGGTAATTGCCGGCGTGGTTATCCTCGTGATCGCCATCGTCCTTTGGATAAAGCGGAAATGGATTGCCAGAAAACTGAAACGAGACTAAACTGGACGGTATATGAGCGATACCCCCCTTATCCGGCTCGATGACGTGTCGAAAGTCTATCACCTGGAGAGTGGTGACTTTACGGCGCTCGACCACGTCTCACTCACCATACAGGAAAACGAGTTTATTGCTATCATGGGGCCTTCGGGCTCCGGCAAATCCACGATGATGAACCAGCTTGGGATCCTCGATGTTCCCACGTCCGGAAAGATGTTTGTGAATGGAAGAGATGTGTCCAGTATGACGTCCCTTGAACGCACCCACATGCGCCGCGATATCATAGGATATATTTTCCAGAAATTCTACCTGATCCCGCTCCTCACTGCTTATGAAAATGTGGAGTATCCCCTTATCCTGAAATATAAAAAACGGGACACTTCCGGAAAAGCTGCCGCAGTTCTGAAATCCGTGGGATTCGACAGTGACATGAGTGCCCACCGTCCCAACCAGTTATCCGGGGGCCAGCAGCAGAGGGTAGCAATCGCAAGAGCATTGGTAAACGATCCCAAGATCCTTCTCTGCGATGAACCGACCGGCAACCTGGACCGGAAAACCGGCCTCCAGATCATGGATATCCTTGTCGGACTGCATAGTGAGGGTAAGACCGTGATCCTCGTAACCCATGACCCGAAAATCGCCGAATATGCACACCGGACAATCGAGCTGGAAGACGGCAGGATCGTGGAATCATGAAGGATATCTTCTTCGATCTCTCGGTCCGGAGCGTCCGCTTAAATTTTCTCCGCTCGCTTCTGGCGTCCATTGGAATTGTGATTGGCGTTGTTGCCATCTCTTCGATGGGAATGCTCGGGACAAACATGCAGCTCCAGGTAAAAGAACAGCTCTCGGCAAGCGCTAATACAATCACAATAACCCCGGATGCTGTCCGGCTGAGTCCCGGGTCAACCGCCTCGACCGGGATAGATAAAACCCAGCTGACCGAGATCAAAGAAGCCGCGGGAAACAATATTGTCATACCTATACATCGGTCCAGTACGCATCTGACGGTAGGATCCACAGAAGGGCGGGGATCTATCTATGGGATGGACCCAAACGACGCAACCACGTTTCTCACGGTCGCTGAAGGTGATTCCATAAAGGGTGAGAGTGACGCCCTTGTTGGATCGACCCTTGCAACAAATCTGGGCATTAAGATAGGCAGCCGCATTAAGATCGGCGAGGATAACAAGTCGGTAACCCGCCCGGTTGTCCGGGTTGCAGGTATCCTGAATGCCCGGGGAATGACCGCAGATGGAGTCATGGCCGATAATGCCATCATCATTTCAGATGACTGGTATACTTCCCACTTCGGGAATGAAAACCTGTATGACCAGGTGAACGTGATCGTCAAGAATGTCGACACCATCAGTGATGTGGAATCAGCAATCAACGACAAAGTTAACCGGAAGACACAGGTTATCCGGATATCCGATGCCAGTTCCCGCCTTTCCAGTATCTCAACAACCCTTGGTACCATCACGACATTTATCCTTGCAATCGGGGGAATTTCCCTGGTTGTAGCAGCAGTCAGCATCTTCAACGTGATGATGATGTCCGTCAATGAACGGGTCCAGGAGATCGGTATTCTGCTTTCCATCGGTACAGAGAAAGGGGAAGTGCGCCGTATGTTCCTCTATGAGGCGTTCATCCTCGGGATCATCGGGGCGGTTTTCGGGGGGATCTGCAGTCTTGTTATCGGGTACTCCGTTGTCGGAGCCATGATTGGGAGCACCGCATACTTCTTCCTTCCCGAGAGTATCATCTATGTCCCTGAGGGGATGGCTATTGGTGTAATCGTGTGCGTTGTCTCCGGCCTCTACCCGGCTTGGCGGGCATCGAACATGGATCCGATCGATGCATTGAGGGCAGAATAGTTCTTCCCTTTTACCGGCCGACCCGGAAATTCTTTTTTACTTTATACATAATCCGGATTCGTACCCATCGTAATTTTCCGGATCTGCACCAAACTCTCCATTTATTTTACCCCCTCCCACTAATAATTGGTGTAATTATGGTAATGT encodes:
- a CDS encoding ABC transporter permease, which gives rise to MKDIFFDLSVRSVRLNFLRSLLASIGIVIGVVAISSMGMLGTNMQLQVKEQLSASANTITITPDAVRLSPGSTASTGIDKTQLTEIKEAAGNNIVIPIHRSSTHLTVGSTEGRGSIYGMDPNDATTFLTVAEGDSIKGESDALVGSTLATNLGIKIGSRIKIGEDNKSVTRPVVRVAGILNARGMTADGVMADNAIIISDDWYTSHFGNENLYDQVNVIVKNVDTISDVESAINDKVNRKTQVIRISDASSRLSSISTTLGTITTFILAIGGISLVVAAVSIFNVMMMSVNERVQEIGILLSIGTEKGEVRRMFLYEAFILGIIGAVFGGICSLVIGYSVVGAMIGSTAYFFLPESIIYVPEGMAIGVIVCVVSGLYPAWRASNMDPIDALRAE
- a CDS encoding ABC transporter ATP-binding protein, with translation MSDTPLIRLDDVSKVYHLESGDFTALDHVSLTIQENEFIAIMGPSGSGKSTMMNQLGILDVPTSGKMFVNGRDVSSMTSLERTHMRRDIIGYIFQKFYLIPLLTAYENVEYPLILKYKKRDTSGKAAAVLKSVGFDSDMSAHRPNQLSGGQQQRVAIARALVNDPKILLCDEPTGNLDRKTGLQIMDILVGLHSEGKTVILVTHDPKIAEYAHRTIELEDGRIVES